A window from Bacillota bacterium encodes these proteins:
- a CDS encoding ABC transporter permease — translation MVRSLRPFVASVRISFKMFLVDTPLGFYLSTEIPQLLMRVAFFMLAATYAGGPALGQFALVGNAVQAVAVAIMVPISNMVYIERTSGNLTLMMVTPANKVLSILGREGASFVEGIVTTLTVLFLIGPLSGVPVSVLIGALRALPVLPLISLSVAGLALAVACVSFTTRVEVVLANAASSLLMVLAGVNVPLEALPKPLAAVGRCLPLTNGLLAFRAIAAGASYVDVLPHLLAEAGVAAAYVLAGVALFSLQLSRARRHGVEFS, via the coding sequence ATGGTGAGGTCTTTGCGGCCTTTCGTTGCCAGCGTGAGAATCTCGTTCAAGATGTTCCTCGTGGACACGCCTCTAGGCTTCTATCTCAGCACGGAGATCCCGCAGTTGCTTATGAGAGTGGCTTTCTTCATGTTGGCGGCAACGTACGCGGGCGGGCCGGCTCTCGGGCAATTCGCACTTGTCGGCAACGCCGTACAGGCGGTCGCCGTCGCGATCATGGTCCCCATCTCAAACATGGTCTATATTGAGCGTACGAGCGGCAACCTGACGCTCATGATGGTCACGCCCGCGAACAAGGTCCTGTCGATCCTGGGACGGGAGGGCGCATCGTTCGTCGAGGGCATCGTGACGACCCTCACTGTGCTCTTCCTCATCGGACCACTGTCTGGCGTTCCGGTATCTGTGTTGATCGGCGCGTTGCGCGCCTTGCCCGTGCTGCCGTTGATCTCCTTGTCGGTAGCGGGCCTTGCGCTGGCTGTCGCGTGTGTATCGTTTACGACGAGAGTGGAGGTTGTCCTTGCAAACGCCGCAAGCAGCCTTCTGATGGTTCTGGCAGGCGTGAACGTGCCCTTGGAGGCCCTACCCAAGCCCTTGGCCGCCGTCGGCAGGTGCCTGCCTCTTACCAACGGCCTACTTGCCTTTCGGGCAATTGCGGCCGGGGCCTCTTATGTAGATGTCCTGCCGCACCTGTTGGCAGAGGCGGGCGTGGCCGCCGCGTACGTGTTGGCCGGGGTCGCTCTCTTCTCGCTGCAACTCTCCCGGGCGCGACGCCACGGCGTGGAGTTCTCGTGA
- a CDS encoding GNAT family N-acetyltransferase, producing MLVGDKSRLVPLVESDYALLAGWLNQPDVVEPALTSVAYPTNEEAVRKHFDEKLSREDTLLLMIEDLSTGKKVGFLELDEIDWKNRRANLAGTVIGDKENRGRGLGSDARRTLIRFCFEEMNLNRLQSIVFEFNKTMIRINERMGFRLDGTLREYVFRYGRYWDAFLFSMLFSDFRRLEDSGV from the coding sequence ATGCTCGTCGGCGATAAGTCGCGTTTGGTCCCGCTCGTCGAATCCGACTACGCATTGCTTGCCGGGTGGCTAAACCAGCCGGACGTAGTGGAACCCGCGCTCACTTCCGTGGCTTATCCCACGAATGAGGAAGCTGTGCGCAAGCATTTCGACGAGAAGCTGTCACGCGAGGATACGCTGCTGTTGATGATCGAAGACCTCTCGACAGGGAAGAAGGTTGGCTTCCTGGAGTTGGACGAGATAGACTGGAAGAACCGGAGGGCAAACCTGGCGGGCACGGTGATCGGCGATAAAGAGAACCGAGGACGTGGATTGGGTTCCGATGCCAGGCGCACGCTCATCAGGTTCTGCTTTGAGGAAATGAACCTCAACCGTCTTCAGAGCATCGTATTTGAGTTCAACAAGACCATGATCAGGATAAACGAAAGGATGGGGTTTCGACTTGACGGCACCCTCCGGGAGTATGTCTTCCGGTACGGGCGATACTGGGATGCCTTTCTCTTCAGCATGTTGTTCTCTGACTTCAGGCGATTGGAGGACTCGGGCGTATGA